A portion of the Lysinibacillus timonensis genome contains these proteins:
- the menD gene encoding 2-succinyl-5-enolpyruvyl-6-hydroxy-3-cyclohexene-1-carboxylic-acid synthase — MNDRLILSNYVYKLVASIIQNGVEDVVISPGSRSTPLAYGFASAKEINVFRQVDERSAAFFALGLAKAKGKPVTLLCTSGTAAANYYPAIVEAKNARIPLIVITADRPHELREVGAPQAINQIRLYGEQVKWSVEFPIPDGAKQTLPFIERHVARAVNISMTAPFGPVHLNVPFREPLLIDFNEALPNPTFQVSLRGQVTPTEEAIALLTNIINESRKGFLIIGELSLGTDLAIMWNFVRKAKWPVIVESLSNMRTNIPDDCKEYIISSYDALLKNEEFQQKVTADTVIRFGAQPVSKFLTLFLTNTLPSQYIVVDEDPMFRDSTSVATHFIHSSIGDWLQKLDIEGNIDEQYFNMWRISDDVAMKYIETYIENEADEGAMVRVLLEKLPNHSDLFVSSSMPIRDIDTFLLPTEKDIQVFANRGANGIDGVVSTAIGFSHGRENRHMYLLIGDLAFLHDVNALIATRYQSSEITLIVLNNDGGGIFSYLSQSTVKEYYEDLFGTPTALQFDQIAKMYDMEYIKVNDLGEMKDLALGVSNLPLRLIEVFTNREANVEAHRKLWKQIHLEIEQL, encoded by the coding sequence ATGAATGATCGATTAATATTATCCAATTATGTATATAAACTCGTTGCATCCATAATACAAAATGGAGTTGAAGATGTGGTAATTAGTCCTGGCTCACGCTCAACGCCACTAGCATATGGATTTGCCTCTGCTAAAGAGATTAATGTCTTTAGACAAGTCGATGAACGTTCAGCAGCTTTTTTTGCTCTAGGATTAGCAAAAGCAAAGGGGAAACCTGTCACACTTCTTTGTACTTCCGGTACCGCAGCTGCAAACTATTACCCAGCTATAGTAGAAGCAAAAAATGCACGTATCCCGTTAATTGTCATCACAGCTGACCGTCCTCATGAATTACGTGAAGTAGGAGCGCCACAGGCTATTAATCAAATTAGATTATATGGTGAACAAGTTAAATGGTCTGTAGAGTTTCCTATTCCAGATGGAGCAAAACAAACATTACCATTTATTGAAAGACATGTTGCTCGTGCAGTAAATATATCTATGACTGCACCATTCGGTCCTGTTCATCTAAATGTACCATTCCGAGAACCATTACTTATTGATTTTAACGAAGCCTTACCAAATCCTACTTTTCAAGTTAGCTTAAGGGGACAGGTAACTCCTACTGAAGAAGCAATAGCATTGCTGACGAACATCATTAATGAATCGAGAAAAGGCTTTTTGATAATAGGTGAATTGTCATTAGGTACTGATTTGGCTATTATGTGGAATTTTGTAAGAAAAGCAAAATGGCCAGTTATCGTGGAAAGTCTTTCAAATATGAGAACGAATATACCGGATGATTGTAAAGAATACATTATTTCATCCTATGATGCCCTTTTGAAAAATGAAGAATTTCAACAAAAGGTCACTGCAGATACAGTAATTCGCTTTGGAGCACAGCCTGTTTCAAAATTTCTTACATTGTTCTTAACGAATACATTGCCTAGTCAATACATAGTGGTGGATGAAGATCCAATGTTTAGGGATTCGACATCGGTTGCTACTCATTTTATCCATTCTTCAATCGGAGATTGGTTGCAGAAACTAGATATTGAAGGGAATATTGACGAACAATATTTCAACATGTGGCGTATCAGTGATGATGTTGCTATGAAATATATAGAAACTTATATTGAAAATGAAGCTGATGAAGGTGCAATGGTTAGAGTATTACTAGAAAAGTTACCAAATCACAGTGATTTATTTGTTAGTAGTAGTATGCCAATTAGAGATATCGACACATTCTTACTACCCACTGAAAAGGATATTCAAGTATTTGCAAATCGAGGGGCAAACGGTATCGACGGAGTCGTATCTACAGCGATTGGCTTTAGCCATGGGCGTGAAAACCGCCATATGTACTTATTAATTGGAGATTTGGCCTTTTTACATGATGTTAACGCACTTATCGCAACTCGTTATCAAAGTAGCGAGATAACTCTTATTGTTCTTAATAATGACGGTGGAGGAATTTTCTCGTACCTATCACAATCTACGGTGAAAGAGTACTATGAGGATTTATTTGGTACTCCAACGGCACTACAATTTGATCAAATTGCCAAAATGTATGATATGGAATATATAAAAGTAAATGATTTAGGTGAAATGAAAGATCTAGCATTAGGTGTTAGTAATCTACCATTACGGTTAATAGAAGTATTTACAAATCGAGAGGCCAATGTAGAAGCACATCGTAAATTATGGAAACAAATCCATTTGGAGATAGAACAGTTATGA
- a CDS encoding sensor domain-containing diguanylate cyclase yields the protein MKETSEKFLNQLEINQIKYHSLYSFNSDAIFIINSAGYIVELNEAAQDLSGYSLEEIKGCFFLDLIDLEDRGLVFEKLQKAVTGSFEDFQLHFLHRNHCRIKGLVQFIPVNDECFEEGMFLLVKDMRVMELLSDRCLESEKNFRIIAENVQDVIVLLDNQKRYLFVSPSCKKMFGFEPRELLNNEQPFLNVHQEYKGLIEDKFNQSIENGQSFSLIIKILHKENGWIWSEVNGTPVFDKSNNFQHMVIVVRDISYQKAYEEELKHFAFYDSLTGLPNRRFFYRRLSESIERLNTTGKHFTIVFLDIDDFKLINDEWGHEVGDRVIVEFAKRINHTLENQGIVARLGGDEFIILLDDISSEEDVIYFIENLKRKMLQEFTIEDLSIPVTTSIGVSICTTKNMNDSYFVKSADIALYNVKERGKNQYHINYS from the coding sequence ATGAAAGAGACGAGTGAAAAATTTCTAAATCAACTTGAAATTAATCAAATTAAATATCATTCACTATACTCTTTTAATTCGGATGCTATTTTCATAATTAATTCTGCTGGCTACATTGTTGAGTTAAACGAAGCTGCACAAGATTTAAGTGGTTATTCATTAGAAGAGATTAAAGGATGCTTTTTCTTAGACCTTATTGATTTAGAGGATCGGGGATTAGTATTTGAAAAACTACAAAAAGCTGTAACAGGCAGTTTTGAAGATTTCCAATTACATTTTTTACATAGAAATCATTGTAGAATAAAAGGATTAGTTCAATTTATTCCAGTAAATGATGAATGCTTCGAAGAAGGTATGTTTTTACTTGTAAAAGATATGCGTGTAATGGAACTTCTTTCCGATAGATGTTTAGAAAGTGAGAAAAACTTTCGAATCATTGCAGAAAATGTACAAGATGTCATTGTATTATTAGACAATCAAAAAAGATACTTATTTGTATCACCTTCTTGCAAAAAAATGTTTGGCTTTGAACCAAGGGAATTATTAAACAATGAACAACCTTTTTTAAATGTTCATCAAGAGTATAAAGGTTTAATAGAGGATAAGTTTAATCAATCCATAGAAAATGGACAATCTTTTTCATTAATTATAAAAATTTTACATAAAGAAAATGGCTGGATTTGGTCTGAAGTAAATGGTACGCCTGTCTTTGATAAATCCAATAACTTTCAGCATATGGTTATTGTTGTGCGTGATATTTCATATCAAAAGGCGTACGAAGAGGAACTAAAACATTTTGCATTTTATGATTCTTTAACAGGATTACCTAACCGTAGATTTTTTTACCGTCGACTTTCCGAATCGATTGAACGATTAAATACTACTGGAAAGCATTTTACCATTGTTTTTTTAGACATCGATGATTTTAAATTAATCAATGATGAATGGGGCCATGAAGTAGGAGACAGAGTAATCGTTGAGTTTGCAAAACGGATAAATCACACTTTGGAAAATCAAGGTATTGTCGCTAGACTCGGTGGAGATGAATTTATAATTTTATTAGATGATATTTCTTCAGAAGAAGACGTTATCTACTTCATAGAAAATTTGAAACGGAAAATGTTACAAGAGTTCACCATAGAGGATCTTTCCATACCTGTTACAACGAGTATAGGTGTTTCCATATGTACGACTAAAAATATGAATGATTCTTACTTTGTAAAAAGTGCAGATATAGCATTATATAATGTGAAAGAAAGAGGAAAAAATCAATATCATATTAACTATTCATAA
- the menH gene encoding 2-succinyl-6-hydroxy-2,4-cyclohexadiene-1-carboxylate synthase: protein MIMNVRGINVNVKIWNESEQEVIVLLHGFTGTVSTWQPVVPHLPNDKKLIAIDLIGHGNTDAPSDVSRYSMEEQIKDLEEIFKILHLESFMLIGYSMGGRVALSYACCYPNRVNQLILESTSPGLKTVQERLNRKSSDHELANKIEQNGLLAFVNDWENIPLFESQRKLTKEVQLAVRNERLSQREIGLANSLRGMGTGSQKELWSQLHQINIPVYLITGELDEKFCQIAQQMMAQLSNAHNIIVKDVGHAIHVENPTQFATIVKNINFKK from the coding sequence ATGATAATGAATGTTCGTGGAATAAATGTGAATGTGAAGATTTGGAATGAATCTGAACAAGAGGTCATTGTTCTGTTACATGGCTTTACGGGGACTGTTTCTACATGGCAACCAGTTGTTCCACATTTACCTAACGACAAAAAATTGATTGCAATTGATTTAATCGGACACGGAAATACAGATGCACCAAGTGATGTCTCGAGATATTCAATGGAAGAGCAAATAAAAGATCTTGAAGAAATCTTTAAGATATTACATCTAGAATCTTTTATGTTAATTGGTTACTCAATGGGAGGACGTGTTGCATTATCCTATGCATGTTGTTACCCTAACCGTGTAAATCAACTGATCTTGGAAAGTACTTCACCTGGTTTAAAAACAGTTCAAGAACGATTGAACCGAAAAAGCTCTGACCATGAATTGGCTAATAAAATCGAGCAGAATGGACTTCTAGCATTTGTTAATGATTGGGAAAATATACCGTTGTTTGAATCGCAAAGGAAATTAACAAAAGAGGTACAATTAGCCGTGCGAAATGAACGTTTATCACAAAGGGAAATAGGACTTGCTAATAGTTTGCGCGGTATGGGTACTGGTTCCCAAAAAGAATTATGGTCTCAACTACATCAAATAAATATTCCAGTATATTTAATTACTGGTGAGTTAGATGAAAAGTTTTGTCAAATTGCCCAACAAATGATGGCACAGTTGAGTAATGCACACAATATAATCGTGAAGGACGTTGGACATGCAATTCATGTGGAAAATCCAACACAATTTGCTACAATAGTAAAGAATATTAATTTCAAAAAATAG
- the menB gene encoding 1,4-dihydroxy-2-naphthoyl-CoA synthase, protein MAREWTTLHTYDEIKYEFYNGIAKITINRPEVRNAFTPKTVAEMIDAFTRARDDSKVGAIILTGEGDLAFCSGGDQKVRGNGGYVGDDQIPRLNVLDLQRLIRIIPKPVVAMVAGYAIGGGHVLHVVCDLTIAADNARFGQTGPRVGSFDAGYGAGYLARIIGHKKAKEIWFLCRQYDAAQALEMGLVNTVVPLEQLEDETVKWCEEMLELSPTALRFLKASFNADTDGLAGLQQLAGDATLLYYTTDEAREGRDAFKEKRKPDFDQFPRWP, encoded by the coding sequence ATGGCTAGAGAATGGACAACTTTACATACTTATGATGAAATTAAGTATGAATTTTATAATGGTATTGCAAAAATTACAATTAACCGTCCAGAAGTTCGAAATGCTTTCACACCAAAAACAGTTGCAGAAATGATTGATGCATTCACACGTGCCCGTGACGATTCAAAAGTTGGTGCGATTATTTTAACAGGTGAAGGGGACCTTGCATTCTGTTCAGGTGGAGACCAAAAAGTCCGTGGTAATGGTGGATATGTTGGTGATGATCAAATTCCACGATTAAATGTATTAGATCTACAACGTCTAATACGTATTATTCCAAAACCAGTCGTAGCAATGGTAGCAGGTTATGCAATTGGTGGAGGCCATGTATTACACGTAGTATGTGACTTAACAATTGCAGCAGATAATGCTCGTTTTGGACAAACTGGACCACGTGTTGGTTCATTTGATGCTGGGTACGGAGCTGGTTATTTAGCACGTATTATCGGACACAAAAAAGCAAAAGAAATTTGGTTCTTATGCCGTCAATATGATGCTGCACAAGCGCTTGAAATGGGATTAGTAAACACTGTTGTACCTTTAGAGCAATTAGAAGACGAAACAGTTAAATGGTGTGAAGAAATGCTTGAATTATCACCAACTGCATTACGCTTCTTAAAAGCATCATTTAATGCTGATACAGATGGATTAGCTGGCCTACAACAACTTGCTGGAGATGCAACACTTCTTTATTATACAACTGATGAAGCAAGAGAAGGTCGCGATGCATTCAAAGAAAAACGTAAACCAGACTTTGACCAGTTCCCAAGATGGCCATAA
- a CDS encoding isochorismate synthase MenF, translating to MDQKWLHATEVEVGSINRRFYIETIEVNRLSALAFYAAGEGYYKGKRFFWQNREKTFTLVGLGSAYVIEDRDLSGRFDRVEKQWKELTKNIVREDQEPQPILFGGFTFDPLHSNKGEWADFPNSFFTVATFQLVIQNDKAFVSIHLITNQQDSSHQFDLLRKERDRLIHAAQVKELKTYAKPIMSSFVERNKDQYLQSIEKVAGLIRNKEAEKVVIARSLSIEFQEDVTSPQVLSHVMDEQPESYLFGLEREQLLFFGASPERLVKVQGGHAYSACVAGSIKRGKTADEDNMLGQSLLQDAKNLGEHQYVVEMIKNTFSKNCINFKVPKLPRLLKIRDIQHLYTPVEGQLLPEATILQLVKDLHPTPALGGVPRNEALAIIRREETMNRGLYAAPLGWVDAEGNGEFAVAIRSAALFNNKAILYAGGGIVAESEPISEYEETLVKFRPMLRVLGGQLHE from the coding sequence ATGGATCAGAAGTGGTTACACGCCACTGAAGTTGAAGTGGGTTCTATAAATAGAAGATTTTATATTGAAACGATTGAAGTAAATCGTCTTTCTGCATTAGCTTTTTATGCAGCAGGTGAAGGATATTATAAGGGTAAACGATTCTTTTGGCAAAACCGCGAAAAAACATTTACCTTAGTTGGACTTGGATCTGCATATGTTATTGAAGATAGGGACTTGAGCGGACGTTTTGATCGTGTAGAAAAACAATGGAAAGAGTTAACTAAAAATATTGTGAGAGAAGATCAAGAGCCTCAACCAATTTTATTTGGTGGATTTACTTTTGACCCTTTACATTCTAACAAAGGCGAATGGGCTGATTTTCCCAACAGTTTCTTTACTGTTGCGACTTTTCAATTAGTTATTCAAAATGACAAAGCATTTGTAAGTATACATTTAATTACGAATCAGCAAGATAGTTCTCATCAATTTGATTTATTAAGAAAAGAACGGGATCGGTTAATACATGCCGCGCAAGTAAAAGAACTAAAAACATATGCTAAACCAATTATGTCAAGCTTTGTAGAGCGTAATAAAGATCAGTACTTACAATCAATTGAGAAGGTGGCGGGCTTAATACGTAATAAGGAGGCAGAGAAAGTCGTTATTGCACGCTCGCTTTCAATTGAATTCCAGGAGGATGTTACTTCACCTCAAGTGCTGTCACATGTTATGGATGAGCAACCTGAAAGTTATTTATTTGGTCTTGAGAGAGAGCAGTTGTTATTCTTTGGTGCTTCACCTGAGAGATTGGTTAAAGTTCAAGGTGGCCATGCATATTCAGCATGTGTTGCGGGGTCCATTAAACGTGGTAAAACGGCAGATGAGGACAATATGTTAGGTCAAAGTTTGTTACAAGATGCAAAAAACTTAGGTGAACATCAATATGTAGTTGAGATGATAAAAAATACATTTTCCAAAAATTGTATTAATTTTAAGGTTCCAAAGCTACCTCGATTGTTAAAAATTAGAGATATTCAACATTTATATACTCCAGTTGAAGGACAACTTTTACCTGAGGCAACCATCTTGCAGCTTGTTAAAGATTTACACCCTACACCTGCATTAGGTGGTGTCCCAAGAAATGAGGCACTGGCTATTATTCGCCGGGAAGAGACTATGAATAGAGGGTTATATGCAGCTCCTCTTGGCTGGGTTGATGCGGAAGGTAATGGGGAGTTTGCAGTTGCAATTCGTTCAGCTGCTTTATTTAATAATAAAGCAATTCTTTACGCTGGTGGTGGAATCGTAGCTGAATCTGAACCGATTTCTGAATATGAAGAGACTTTGGTTAAATTCCGCCCTATGTTGCGTGTATTAGGAGGACAATTACATGAATGA
- a CDS encoding o-succinylbenzoate--CoA ligase: MYPNWILQRANLTPNRAALTFENQTWNFQQIKLVSVDRACQLVSLGIKENTRVAIIGPSNPRLIFVMYACMHLKCEIVLLNRKLAKDELAYQIEDAEVTVVLAADEDQDLLPELNNLILFSTIENSKLTPINIDNQWTLEQTISIMYTSGTTGYPKGVRQTVGNHQSSALASVLNIGLSEEDVWLCAVPLFHISGLSILIRSLLYGNEVKLYEKFDKDRAVEDIAFGHVTHVSLVAVMLEKVLHGLETKGWKASPKFKVVLAGGGSIPKDYLLRAQTVGISVSQTYGMTETASQTATLSSEDAIKKLGSSGKPLFFNEIKIANTNNEPYKEGEILIRGPHVTPGYVGQFANKSSKIDGWLHTGDIGYLDEDGYLYVVDRRADLIISGGENIYPAEIENVLLAYSGIQEAGVCGIHDDTWGQVPIAFVVVTNPIEKADIYQHCLKNLAKYKVPKEIYFVEALPRNGSNKLMRRKLKDLIN; this comes from the coding sequence ATGTATCCAAACTGGATATTACAACGTGCAAATTTAACACCTAATCGTGCAGCGTTAACATTTGAGAATCAAACTTGGAACTTTCAACAAATAAAGTTGGTATCAGTAGATCGAGCATGCCAGCTTGTTTCACTAGGAATTAAAGAAAATACTCGAGTCGCTATTATTGGACCAAGTAATCCAAGACTTATCTTTGTAATGTATGCTTGCATGCATTTAAAGTGTGAAATCGTCTTATTAAATAGAAAACTAGCAAAGGATGAGCTAGCTTATCAAATTGAAGATGCAGAGGTTACTGTTGTATTAGCTGCTGATGAAGATCAAGACTTACTCCCGGAGTTAAATAATCTTATCTTGTTTTCTACAATAGAAAATAGCAAGTTGACTCCTATCAACATTGATAATCAATGGACATTAGAACAAACAATTTCCATTATGTATACATCTGGTACGACAGGATATCCGAAAGGTGTTAGACAAACAGTCGGTAATCATCAATCTAGTGCATTGGCTTCCGTGTTAAACATTGGTTTGTCGGAGGAAGATGTATGGTTATGTGCTGTACCACTATTTCATATTAGTGGATTATCAATCTTAATTCGGTCTTTACTATATGGTAATGAAGTAAAGCTATATGAAAAGTTCGATAAGGATCGTGCTGTTGAGGATATAGCATTTGGGCATGTCACACATGTGTCATTAGTTGCAGTCATGTTAGAAAAGGTATTACATGGTCTAGAAACTAAGGGATGGAAAGCTTCTCCAAAATTTAAAGTAGTATTAGCTGGTGGAGGGTCAATTCCAAAGGATTACTTATTGAGAGCACAAACTGTTGGAATATCTGTTTCTCAAACATATGGGATGACTGAGACGGCTTCACAAACAGCCACTTTATCTAGTGAAGACGCAATAAAAAAATTAGGTTCTTCTGGAAAACCACTGTTTTTTAACGAAATAAAAATTGCAAATACAAATAATGAACCATATAAGGAAGGTGAGATCCTAATTCGTGGTCCACATGTTACACCAGGTTATGTAGGACAATTTGCTAATAAAAGTTCAAAGATTGATGGATGGCTACATACTGGTGATATTGGCTATTTAGATGAAGATGGCTATTTATATGTTGTAGATCGTCGTGCGGATTTAATTATTTCAGGGGGTGAAAATATATATCCCGCTGAAATAGAAAATGTATTATTGGCCTACAGTGGGATACAGGAAGCAGGTGTTTGTGGAATACATGATGACACTTGGGGACAAGTGCCAATTGCTTTTGTAGTAGTGACTAATCCTATTGAAAAAGCGGATATCTATCAACACTGTCTTAAAAATTTGGCAAAATATAAAGTACCAAAAGAAATATATTTTGTAGAGGCTCTACCTCGTAATGGTTCCAATAAATTGATGAGAAGAAAATTAAAAGACCTAATAAATTAG